In one Mucilaginibacter sp. PAMB04168 genomic region, the following are encoded:
- a CDS encoding alpha-1,4-glucan--maltose-1-phosphate maltosyltransferase has protein sequence MIQSSGQKRVIITNISPRVEEGRFPAKVVVNEDVTLSADIFSDGHDEIAASAYIKHADDTAWSEIPMTFVINDHWEAILKTEKLGFYDFKIEGWVDDYTTWKKGLKKKFDAGQDIAVELLIGIELLEEAAAHNVDDKASLLSWASQIKQLADPKEAVALALSPDIAGVMYKHRHPELITQFPVTYRIEVERLKAAFSTWYELFPRSAADGPGKHGTFKDVVRLLPRVAKMGFDVLYFPPIHPIGEKNRKGKNNSLTAGPDDPGSPWAIGNRLGGHKAIHPQLGTLKDFKNLIKEAEKLGIEIAMDIAYQCAPDHPYVKEHPQWFKWRPDGTVQYAENPPKKYEDILPFNFETEDWENLWQELKSVIDYWVDAGIRVFRIDNPHTKAFGFWQWMISEVRTKNPEVIFLAEAFTRPRIMERLGKAGFNQSYSYFTWRNTKQELEEYLTELTKTEMRYFYRPNFWPNTPDILPPALTQGGDNAHITRVILAATLSSNYGLYGPVYEFGINAPHGAKEEYIDNEKYEIKNWDWNQYTRIGDIITRVNRIRKQNPALQTTWNIEFATTSNEQIICYVKTDKATHNNLVIAVNLDVFNTQGAHVKIPLPKLGIGYDEPYQVTDLLSGSTYQWTGDYNYVELNPYQMPAHIFKVEKIY, from the coding sequence ATGATCCAATCGAGCGGCCAAAAAAGAGTTATCATTACCAACATATCTCCCCGTGTTGAGGAAGGACGATTTCCTGCCAAAGTTGTAGTGAATGAAGACGTCACCTTATCTGCCGATATTTTTAGTGATGGCCATGATGAAATTGCTGCCAGTGCCTATATTAAACACGCAGATGATACAGCATGGTCTGAAATTCCCATGACCTTTGTGATAAACGACCACTGGGAGGCCATCTTAAAAACTGAAAAGCTGGGGTTTTATGATTTTAAGATTGAAGGTTGGGTAGACGATTATACCACCTGGAAAAAAGGTTTAAAAAAGAAGTTTGACGCAGGGCAGGATATAGCTGTGGAGCTGCTAATAGGTATCGAATTACTGGAAGAAGCTGCTGCTCATAACGTTGATGATAAAGCGTCGCTATTATCTTGGGCTAGTCAAATTAAGCAGCTTGCAGATCCGAAAGAAGCAGTTGCATTGGCTTTAAGCCCCGATATAGCTGGTGTGATGTACAAGCACCGGCACCCCGAATTGATTACGCAATTCCCGGTTACTTACCGTATAGAGGTTGAGCGTCTTAAAGCCGCTTTTAGTACTTGGTATGAATTGTTCCCCCGTTCGGCTGCTGATGGGCCCGGAAAGCATGGTACGTTTAAAGATGTGGTAAGGCTTCTGCCACGGGTAGCCAAAATGGGTTTTGACGTGCTTTACTTTCCGCCTATTCATCCAATAGGAGAGAAGAACCGTAAGGGCAAGAACAATTCCTTAACCGCCGGACCTGATGATCCGGGATCGCCCTGGGCAATAGGTAACCGTTTGGGCGGCCACAAAGCCATTCATCCGCAGCTGGGAACTTTAAAAGATTTTAAAAACTTAATTAAGGAAGCAGAAAAGCTGGGTATTGAAATTGCCATGGATATTGCTTACCAGTGTGCACCCGATCACCCATATGTGAAAGAACACCCGCAGTGGTTTAAGTGGCGGCCTGATGGTACCGTACAGTATGCCGAAAATCCGCCTAAAAAATATGAAGATATACTACCCTTTAACTTCGAAACCGAAGATTGGGAGAATTTATGGCAAGAGCTAAAAAGCGTGATCGATTACTGGGTAGATGCCGGTATACGGGTATTTCGTATTGATAATCCGCACACCAAGGCGTTTGGTTTTTGGCAGTGGATGATTAGCGAAGTACGGACAAAAAATCCTGAAGTTATCTTTTTGGCCGAAGCCTTTACCCGTCCTCGTATTATGGAGCGGTTAGGCAAAGCAGGGTTCAATCAATCTTACAGTTACTTTACCTGGCGTAACACCAAGCAAGAATTGGAAGAGTATCTAACGGAACTGACCAAAACAGAAATGCGGTATTTCTACCGTCCTAACTTTTGGCCCAATACGCCTGACATCCTGCCACCGGCCTTAACGCAAGGTGGCGACAATGCCCATATTACGCGGGTTATTCTGGCAGCAACGCTTTCATCCAATTATGGCTTATACGGCCCGGTTTATGAGTTTGGTATCAATGCGCCTCATGGTGCTAAGGAAGAATACATTGATAACGAAAAATACGAGATCAAGAATTGGGACTGGAACCAGTATACCCGCATAGGCGATATCATTACCCGTGTAAACCGCATCCGGAAACAAAACCCTGCATTGCAAACCACCTGGAACATCGAGTTTGCCACTACCAGTAACGAACAGATTATCTGTTACGTTAAAACTGACAAGGCAACCCATAATAACCTCGTTATAGCTGTAAATCTTGATGTATTTAACACACAGGGCGCACATGTAAAAATACCTCTACCCAAACTGGGTATTGGTTATGATGAGCCTTACCAGGTAACCGACCTTTTAAGCGGTAGCACCTATCAATGGACCGGCGATTACAATTACGTGGAACTGAACCCGTACCAAATGCCTGCCCACATTTTTAAAGTTGAAAAAATTTACTAA
- a CDS encoding DUF72 domain-containing protein encodes MSFINSVPFYAGTSNVVLPVPNKECFPEEFKSKSRLCYYGSLFNSVEINSTFYKLPLARTIERWATEVPDNFKFTFKLWQEVTHCKGRVFDPENIDRFMHIVNHAGEKKGSLLIQFPPSVTISIVTLTGILSQIRLADPNESWHVAVEFRNKSWYNDTVFELLDQYKASMVLHDMPASAAPLEVGEADFVYLRFHGPEGGYRGSYTDDFLSEYASYVKEWLEDGKTVYAYFNNTMGAAVQNLITLNDFVKEAY; translated from the coding sequence ATGAGCTTTATTAACTCCGTTCCATTTTATGCAGGCACCAGCAATGTGGTGTTGCCAGTACCTAATAAAGAATGTTTTCCTGAGGAGTTTAAAAGCAAGAGCCGGTTATGCTATTACGGCTCCCTGTTTAATAGTGTAGAGATAAATAGTACCTTTTATAAATTGCCCCTGGCACGTACTATTGAGCGATGGGCGACAGAAGTGCCCGATAATTTCAAATTTACTTTTAAGCTTTGGCAGGAAGTAACGCACTGTAAAGGGAGGGTCTTTGATCCGGAGAACATTGACCGTTTTATGCATATTGTTAATCATGCAGGCGAAAAGAAAGGCAGTTTGCTTATCCAGTTCCCGCCCAGTGTAACCATTAGTATAGTAACACTTACCGGTATTTTATCGCAAATAAGGCTCGCCGATCCTAACGAGTCGTGGCACGTGGCAGTAGAGTTCAGGAACAAGTCATGGTATAATGATACTGTTTTTGAACTGTTAGATCAGTACAAGGCTAGTATGGTGTTGCATGATATGCCAGCATCGGCGGCGCCATTAGAGGTAGGGGAGGCTGATTTTGTTTATCTACGTTTTCATGGCCCCGAGGGTGGGTATAGAGGCAGTTACACCGACGATTTTTTAAGTGAGTATGCCTCTTACGTAAAAGAATGGCTGGAGGACGGCAAAACCGTTTATGCTTACTTTAACAACACCATGGGCGCTGCTGTACAGAACCTGATAACGTTGAATGACTTTGTTAAAGAAGCGTATTGA
- a CDS encoding TonB-dependent receptor, protein MKPLLTAIAVILLNSFVNAQDQKGLISGKITDAQNQPLSYVVLSLKGTPYETTTNEKGNYLLKVPTGRYTVLAKLMGYLPVERNIDVTEGKSINIPFTLLRDSGLLKEVIVSGVKVKSATATRMVTQIQDIPQAITVIGQKTINQQAAFDLPTITRNISGLNFTGSYAGTGSSQFFNARGFDLNDAQNYRLNGSMIWNWGNNYTDNIEQVEFLKGPTSILFGDVAPGGVLNFVTKKPLATFMADLNFKTGSWGLLRPALDITGPLNSARSLRFRLNTSFERSDSFRDFVSSERAFIAPALAWDITPRLSVNVEAVFKKSKSTDDAGLVSPDGTIEGLKRLSSSLYLGEPSRKYLYNDQSYLTTISYELGKTWRLKATGFYGHSTNRPFGMWFDQPDENGDFQRREYDFYQKANNGTVSADVNGTFYTGTLKHNLLVGFEYQSTHYRYTYAGALIPFDINNIYAPVYGITPSPEPATFPYRPYESIIARSGIYLQDQVMLFNEKLHLLLGLRAGKTRQGNHYYQDELPGTVYEGYTDNIISKNVLTPRVGLVYKPQPWISYYGSYSKGFEINSPDIFATNFEQYATPPATSSTQVEFGTKATLLNNSLGVTLSIYEINKHNPYGYVYLDAVNPNYDEYNVYYQGHHRSRGVELDMDGKLSPALSITAGAAYTQTRVIEDPGYPTGNRLPNAPKYTANGWLNYEPVKLLKGFNFGAGVFYKDSFFSSLTNDANLKIPASYTVDVAAGYKFKQISAQLNVMNLTNQVSYLNPWQFNLFDVRPLRQFVVTLNYRISK, encoded by the coding sequence ATGAAGCCTTTACTAACTGCAATTGCGGTAATACTTTTAAATTCTTTTGTCAACGCCCAAGATCAAAAAGGTTTAATATCAGGTAAAATCACCGATGCTCAAAACCAGCCGTTATCCTATGTTGTGTTATCGCTAAAAGGTACACCTTATGAAACTACCACCAACGAAAAGGGCAACTATCTCTTAAAAGTCCCTACGGGTAGATACACCGTTTTAGCCAAGCTCATGGGTTATTTACCAGTGGAGCGGAATATAGATGTGACTGAAGGCAAGTCTATCAATATACCTTTTACCCTACTGCGCGATAGCGGCCTGTTAAAGGAGGTTATTGTATCAGGTGTAAAAGTAAAAAGTGCTACTGCAACACGCATGGTTACACAAATACAGGATATACCACAAGCTATAACAGTAATTGGGCAAAAAACCATTAACCAGCAAGCAGCTTTTGATTTACCTACCATTACCCGCAATATAAGCGGACTAAATTTTACCGGCAGCTATGCTGGTACCGGCTCCTCGCAGTTCTTTAATGCCCGTGGCTTTGATTTAAATGATGCGCAGAATTACAGGCTTAACGGGTCAATGATATGGAACTGGGGTAATAACTATACCGATAATATTGAGCAGGTGGAGTTTTTAAAGGGGCCCACGTCAATCCTCTTTGGTGATGTTGCCCCCGGTGGTGTGCTAAACTTTGTAACCAAAAAACCATTGGCTACCTTCATGGCCGATTTAAATTTCAAAACAGGCTCCTGGGGACTTTTAAGGCCAGCTTTAGACATAACCGGTCCACTCAATAGCGCACGCTCACTTCGCTTCCGTTTAAATACATCTTTTGAACGCAGCGACAGTTTCAGGGACTTTGTATCATCTGAACGCGCATTTATTGCACCTGCCCTGGCGTGGGATATTACGCCCAGGCTGTCTGTAAACGTAGAAGCTGTATTCAAAAAATCTAAGTCTACAGATGATGCTGGACTAGTGTCTCCTGATGGCACCATTGAAGGTTTGAAGAGGCTAAGCTCGTCACTGTACCTGGGCGAACCATCGCGTAAATATTTATATAATGATCAAAGTTATTTAACTACCATTAGTTACGAACTGGGTAAAACATGGCGCTTAAAGGCTACCGGCTTTTACGGCCACAGCACAAACCGCCCGTTCGGTATGTGGTTTGACCAGCCCGATGAAAACGGAGATTTTCAGCGCCGGGAATATGATTTCTATCAAAAAGCCAACAACGGCACAGTATCTGCCGATGTAAACGGCACTTTTTATACCGGAACACTAAAGCATAACTTATTAGTGGGCTTTGAATATCAATCTACTCATTACCGTTACACGTACGCCGGCGCGTTAATCCCTTTTGATATAAATAATATTTACGCACCTGTTTACGGCATAACGCCAAGCCCCGAGCCTGCAACATTTCCTTACCGCCCCTACGAGTCAATAATAGCGCGGTCGGGTATCTATTTACAGGATCAGGTAATGCTTTTCAATGAAAAGCTGCATCTCCTTTTAGGGTTGCGCGCCGGAAAAACACGGCAAGGCAACCACTATTACCAGGATGAACTGCCCGGAACGGTGTATGAGGGTTATACTGATAATATTATCTCCAAAAACGTATTAACGCCACGTGTGGGTTTAGTTTATAAGCCGCAACCCTGGATCTCGTATTACGGTTCTTACTCCAAGGGCTTCGAGATAAACTCACCTGATATTTTTGCGACAAACTTTGAACAATATGCCACACCACCTGCTACCAGCAGTACCCAGGTCGAATTTGGCACCAAAGCAACCCTGCTTAACAACAGCCTGGGAGTAACGCTCAGTATTTACGAAATAAACAAGCATAACCCATACGGCTATGTGTACCTTGATGCGGTTAATCCTAATTACGATGAATATAACGTTTACTACCAGGGGCATCATCGCAGCCGCGGAGTAGAGCTGGATATGGATGGTAAACTGTCTCCAGCATTGTCAATAACGGCCGGCGCGGCCTATACGCAAACCCGGGTAATTGAAGACCCAGGCTATCCTACCGGAAACAGGCTGCCCAATGCACCTAAGTACACTGCTAACGGTTGGTTAAATTATGAGCCTGTGAAGTTGCTTAAGGGATTCAACTTTGGCGCCGGCGTGTTCTATAAAGACAGCTTCTTTTCCAGTTTAACCAATGATGCTAATTTAAAGATACCAGCCAGTTATACCGTCGATGTTGCAGCGGGCTACAAATTTAAACAGATTAGTGCCCAGTTAAATGTAATGAATTTAACCAACCAGGTAAGCTATCTTAATCCGTGGCAGTTTAACCTGTTTGATGTAAGGCCCCTCAGGCAGTTTGTGGTTACTTTAAATTACCGGATATCTAAATAA
- a CDS encoding universal stress protein: MKNILLLNDFSPEAAHALAYGQMLAAHLQVNLLVWDIDEPKKATTAKVLVHVAAKNSTIHRPTSAATSKSVQHSPVPATNAKTLQLMETVNKTVHEIVLEQNVQLIIKGTKSIFSQVDEFASRVLCTTYCPVLLVPKDAAFRPLKRMVYMADLRYCRYQISSYLRSMAHVFKSSYSIAHISASGLPEPEENYAISLFQKIAGRRNDGIKITFNHIKERNVKKAADVLINTMHNDLIAMAYRRFHFKSLTDQQVQVAGTDALPVPLLLFPS; the protein is encoded by the coding sequence ATGAAAAACATTTTATTATTAAACGATTTTTCGCCTGAGGCAGCGCATGCGCTTGCTTATGGCCAAATGCTGGCCGCCCACCTGCAAGTAAATTTGCTGGTATGGGATATAGATGAACCCAAAAAAGCAACAACTGCAAAAGTATTGGTTCATGTTGCCGCTAAAAATTCTACTATCCACCGCCCTACGTCTGCTGCAACATCCAAAAGCGTGCAACACTCGCCTGTACCAGCTACAAACGCAAAAACTTTGCAGCTTATGGAAACGGTAAACAAAACGGTACACGAAATTGTGCTTGAGCAGAATGTGCAACTAATAATTAAAGGCACTAAAAGTATTTTTTCGCAAGTAGATGAATTTGCTTCACGGGTTTTATGCACTACTTATTGCCCGGTGTTGCTTGTACCCAAGGATGCCGCGTTTAGGCCATTAAAACGTATGGTGTACATGGCCGATTTGAGATACTGCCGTTACCAGATAAGCAGTTATCTAAGAAGTATGGCGCATGTATTTAAATCGAGTTACAGCATAGCGCACATTTCGGCTTCGGGTTTGCCTGAGCCTGAGGAAAACTACGCTATATCTCTTTTTCAAAAAATAGCAGGACGCAGAAACGACGGTATAAAGATTACTTTTAATCACATTAAAGAAAGAAATGTTAAAAAGGCTGCCGACGTTTTAATAAACACTATGCATAACGATTTAATTGCTATGGCTTATCGCCGCTTCCACTTTAAGTCGCTTACCGATCAGCAAGTTCAGGTGGCCGGAACAGACGCCTTGCCTGTGCCTTTGTTATTGTTTCCTTCATAA
- a CDS encoding two-component regulator propeller domain-containing protein has product MSKLYNFVLLLLAVYFAHLTGVYAQQSQISLTTLNSYNGLSQNTINCCFKDRYGFMWFGTQDGLNKYDGYNVTVYKHHSKDKKTLPANHITSLGEDADGNLWIGTRLGGLSKYDRSLDSFVNYKYASANPYSLSNNTVNCIYKDKSANLWIGTENGLNLFNKKANNFKHFLPSANESATISHANVYAVFEGADKQLWVGTANGLNLLNKRTHRFERILDTGANRQSGHQLIYVIAEDVKHNLWMGTGAGLKVLNRQKKTFTYYATEPDHNSVDGTNPVFCIAKANGNQFWLGTNTTLQLFDANSRRLLPVSDRTADNNLMPNDAVYSLLQDNTGTLWIGTSSQGILKYDKHLTIFPFYRSALGSIPSAKNIIRSVAEDKAGNLYLATDAGLEYFDFTKKNSLLYQHKSNSSNSLSSNYTTDVLVTRDNKGVWIGTSSSGLDYLDLKSGKFKHYSTGNGPQQLNCGSICMLMEDKEGNIWVATNYGGVNVFNTKTQTFIKITHNPKNPNSLCDNVVQTLYEDHLGNIWIGGYSNGISIYNRSSKSFSHLNTRNSNLNSDVISDFYEDPKGNMWVATMEGGLNCYNARTKRFTALTEERGLIDNTVNSVLGDMHGFLWLSTNQGITRFDPVKNTLKSFGLYNGLNSLEFNIGSGITMRNGNLVMGSINGFTIINPNTIPFNANKPIVVLSGFDLFNKPVKIGDKKSPLKRSIISSNQIELNYRQSVFSIHFAALNYTVPEKNQYAYMLEGFDKEWRQAGSLRRATYTNLDPGTYTFRVKAANNDGVWNNTPTTLTIIIKPPYWKTWWFRTLAIMFVIGLSYALYRQRVSFLHQQRIQLKKQVRQRTREIRKQSEELKMLNNDLQSQAEELQVQSEELQAQSEELQSQAEELLSKTNTLEALNDQLKAQKDQEERARVMAEQAKLEADKANKAKSTFLATMSHEIRTPMNGVLGMASLLSETELDTEQREYTEAILNSGEALLNVINDVLDFSKIESGNMELDPHDFELRKCVEDVLDLFSSKIAETGIDLLYHIADDIPQHIYTDSFRLRQVLINLVGNAVKFTHKGEVYVDISKEKTSGDCITLRFDVRDTGIGIPEHQLKNLFQAFNQIDSSVTRRYGGSGLGLAICERLVKLLSGTIQVKSKAGEGSAFTFTLTCKEGVKPHSNATDTDTALCAGKKVVIIDDNATNLRILQTQLHKRKMMVNAVSSGKDALDLLRSKPDIDLIITDMQMPDMDGISLSKHIRDINQSTPIILLSSTGDHRSNAPKDLFSSILTKPVKQQHLFEVVESALKHNPDVHDGKKKNILSEHFAATYPFSILVAEDNLMNQKLILRVLHKLGYEPDLANDGREVLEKMRETTYDIILMDVQMPHLDGLEATRQIRQLYGSKPAILAMTANALSEDKDSCFIAGMDGYLSKPINLELLVSELKEMYLKIQS; this is encoded by the coding sequence ATGAGCAAATTATACAATTTTGTATTATTACTTCTTGCTGTCTACTTTGCTCATCTAACCGGTGTATATGCACAACAATCGCAAATAAGCTTAACTACATTAAATAGTTACAACGGCTTATCACAAAATACCATAAATTGCTGCTTTAAAGACCGTTATGGGTTCATGTGGTTTGGCACACAGGATGGTTTGAATAAATATGACGGTTATAACGTAACTGTATACAAGCACCACAGTAAGGATAAAAAAACATTGCCGGCTAATCACATCACTTCTTTGGGTGAAGATGCAGACGGAAATTTGTGGATAGGGACACGCTTAGGAGGACTTAGTAAGTATGACCGCTCACTCGACTCTTTTGTTAATTATAAGTACGCCTCAGCCAACCCCTACTCGCTCAGCAATAATACCGTTAATTGCATATATAAAGACAAAAGCGCCAACTTATGGATAGGTACCGAAAACGGCCTTAATCTATTTAATAAAAAAGCAAATAATTTCAAGCATTTCCTGCCTAGTGCAAATGAATCGGCAACCATCAGTCATGCAAATGTGTATGCTGTTTTTGAAGGGGCTGATAAACAGCTTTGGGTTGGCACCGCCAACGGTTTAAACCTGCTTAACAAGCGCACACATCGCTTTGAGCGAATTTTAGATACAGGCGCCAATCGGCAATCGGGTCACCAATTAATTTATGTTATAGCCGAAGATGTTAAACATAATTTATGGATGGGTACTGGTGCAGGCCTAAAGGTGCTTAACCGACAAAAGAAAACGTTCACCTACTATGCAACAGAACCAGACCACAACTCTGTTGACGGCACCAATCCGGTATTTTGTATTGCCAAAGCCAATGGTAATCAATTTTGGTTGGGGACGAATACGACGTTGCAGCTGTTTGATGCAAACTCGAGAAGGTTATTACCCGTAAGTGATAGAACTGCTGACAACAACCTAATGCCCAATGATGCCGTTTATTCTCTTTTGCAGGATAATACAGGCACTTTATGGATAGGTACATCAAGCCAGGGCATACTTAAGTATGATAAACATCTGACTATATTTCCATTTTACAGATCTGCCCTGGGCAGCATTCCATCAGCCAAAAACATTATCCGGTCGGTAGCTGAAGATAAAGCAGGGAATCTATACCTGGCGACTGATGCAGGACTGGAGTATTTTGACTTTACCAAAAAGAACTCCTTATTATATCAGCACAAAAGTAATTCTAGTAACAGCCTGTCTAGTAATTATACCACCGATGTATTAGTTACCCGTGATAACAAAGGCGTATGGATTGGTACATCGAGCAGTGGTCTTGATTATTTGGACCTTAAGTCGGGGAAATTTAAACACTATTCAACCGGCAACGGCCCGCAGCAGTTAAATTGCGGTTCCATTTGCATGCTAATGGAAGACAAAGAGGGCAATATATGGGTAGCTACCAATTACGGTGGCGTAAACGTGTTTAATACAAAAACTCAAACATTCATCAAAATTACCCATAACCCTAAAAACCCTAATAGTTTATGTGATAATGTGGTGCAAACACTATACGAAGATCATTTGGGTAACATTTGGATCGGCGGTTATTCTAATGGGATAAGTATTTATAATCGAAGCTCAAAATCATTTTCGCACCTTAATACGCGCAACAGCAACCTAAACAGCGATGTAATCAGCGATTTTTATGAGGACCCGAAGGGCAATATGTGGGTAGCTACAATGGAAGGCGGCTTAAATTGCTACAATGCTCGGACTAAAAGATTCACAGCTCTAACAGAGGAGCGGGGGTTGATTGATAACACCGTCAATTCAGTTTTGGGAGATATGCATGGTTTTTTATGGCTAAGCACAAACCAGGGCATTACCCGTTTTGATCCTGTTAAAAATACGCTTAAAAGCTTTGGTCTCTATAACGGCCTAAACAGTTTAGAATTTAATATTGGTTCGGGCATTACCATGCGCAATGGCAATTTGGTTATGGGTAGCATCAACGGCTTTACCATTATTAACCCCAACACCATCCCCTTTAATGCCAACAAGCCAATTGTTGTGCTATCAGGCTTTGATCTCTTTAACAAGCCGGTTAAAATCGGTGATAAGAAATCACCTTTAAAGCGTTCCATAATATCGTCTAATCAGATAGAGCTCAATTACAGGCAATCAGTTTTTAGTATTCATTTTGCTGCACTTAATTACACCGTTCCTGAAAAGAACCAGTATGCCTATATGCTCGAAGGTTTCGATAAAGAATGGCGGCAGGCAGGCAGTTTACGACGGGCTACCTATACTAATTTGGACCCTGGCACCTACACTTTTAGGGTTAAAGCAGCTAATAATGATGGTGTTTGGAACAATACTCCCACAACACTTACTATCATTATTAAACCGCCGTATTGGAAAACGTGGTGGTTCCGCACTTTAGCTATAATGTTTGTTATTGGTTTAAGTTATGCCTTGTACCGGCAACGGGTAAGCTTTCTGCATCAGCAAAGGATTCAGTTAAAAAAACAGGTAAGACAACGCACGCGGGAGATCAGGAAACAGTCGGAAGAGTTGAAGATGTTGAACAATGATCTGCAGTCGCAGGCTGAAGAGTTACAGGTACAGTCTGAGGAATTACAGGCCCAGTCTGAAGAACTACAATCGCAAGCGGAAGAGCTGTTGTCTAAAACCAACACCCTCGAAGCGCTTAATGACCAGCTGAAAGCACAAAAAGATCAGGAAGAAAGAGCAAGGGTAATGGCCGAACAGGCCAAATTGGAAGCAGATAAAGCTAATAAAGCAAAGAGTACATTCCTGGCTACTATGAGCCATGAAATCCGGACGCCCATGAACGGTGTTTTAGGAATGGCCTCTCTGTTATCAGAAACAGAACTGGATACAGAGCAGCGTGAATACACAGAGGCTATACTGAATAGTGGTGAAGCCTTGTTGAATGTCATTAATGATGTGCTCGATTTCTCAAAAATTGAATCGGGTAATATGGAACTCGACCCGCACGATTTTGAGCTACGCAAATGCGTTGAGGATGTTTTAGATTTATTTAGCTCCAAGATTGCCGAAACCGGTATAGACCTATTATATCATATAGCAGATGATATACCGCAGCATATCTATACAGATAGCTTCAGGTTACGCCAGGTGCTCATAAATTTGGTGGGTAACGCCGTAAAGTTTACGCACAAGGGTGAGGTGTATGTTGACATATCTAAAGAAAAGACCAGCGGAGATTGCATTACCCTGCGCTTCGACGTACGTGACACGGGGATTGGCATACCAGAGCATCAACTTAAAAATCTTTTCCAAGCCTTTAACCAGATTGACTCATCCGTTACACGTAGATATGGCGGCTCGGGCTTAGGCTTGGCTATATGTGAGCGGCTGGTAAAACTTTTAAGCGGCACCATACAGGTAAAAAGCAAGGCAGGTGAGGGTAGTGCGTTTACATTTACTTTAACTTGTAAAGAAGGCGTTAAGCCTCATAGTAATGCTACTGATACCGATACGGCACTTTGTGCAGGCAAAAAGGTTGTTATTATTGATGATAACGCCACCAATCTGCGTATTTTACAAACGCAGTTGCACAAGCGTAAAATGATGGTAAATGCAGTTTCATCGGGCAAAGATGCTTTAGATCTGCTACGCAGCAAACCTGACATTGACCTAATCATCACCGACATGCAAATGCCTGATATGGATGGCATTAGCCTGAGCAAACATATCAGAGACATTAATCAAAGTACCCCTATTATCTTGCTCAGTTCAACCGGCGACCACAGAAGCAATGCACCAAAAGACTTATTTTCCTCTATATTAACAAAGCCTGTAAAGCAGCAACATTTATTTGAGGTTGTTGAGTCGGCATTGAAACATAACCCTGATGTTCATGATGGCAAGAAAAAGAACATCCTGTCGGAACACTTTGCAGCCACCTATCCTTTCAGTATACTGGTTGCCGAAGACAATTTAATGAACCAAAAACTCATCTTGAGAGTACTGCACAAGCTTGGTTACGAGCCAGACCTGGCTAATGATGGCAGGGAGGTACTTGAAAAAATGCGTGAAACTACGTATGATATTATATTAATGGACGTTCAAATGCCACACCTGGATGGTTTGGAAGCTACCCGACAAATAAGGCAGTTGTATGGAAGCAAACCTGCAATTTTAGCTATGACTGCCAATGCGCTAAGCGAAGATAAAGACAGCTGTTTTATAGCCGGTATGGATGGCTACCTCTCTAAGCCAATTAATTTGGAACTGTTAGTAAGTGAGTTAAAAGAAATGTATCTCAAAATTCAGTCCTGA